Genomic window (Motilibacter aurantiacus):
GACCGGAGCCCTGCGGGCGGTGCTCGGTGTGCACGGGGACGCTGCCGCCGCCGGGTGCCGACGCCCCCGCCGAGCTGGTGGACGCGGCCCGCCGCCACCTGCGCGGGCGCGACGTCGTCCTCGAGCCGCGCAAGATGTGGCCCTCGCTGCCGGGGCGACGAGGCCGCATCCCGCGGGGGTCGCAGGCCGAGCCCGGCCGAGCCCTGGCGTACGCCGACGACCCGGCGTGGGCGGACGCCCTCGCCGCCCTCGGCGCCGGCGACGGCCCGGTGCCCGCCGAGCTCGCGGACGCGGCGGTGAGCGTGCTGTCGCGCTGGCGGCGCGAGTGGGGCGAGCGCCCCGTCGCGGTCGTGCCGGTGCCGTCGCGGTCGAGGCCGCAGCTGGTCGCCTCGCTGGCCGCGCACATCGGGGCGGTCGGGCGGCTGCCGGTCCTCGACCTGCTCGAGGCGCAGGGGCAGCCGGCTCCGCGTGACGTCGCGTCGGGCGCGCGCGCCGCCGGGGTGCTTGCCGGGCTGCGGCTGCGCCCGGGCGCGGAGCCGCCGGGCGCGCCCGTCCTGCTCGTGGACGACGTGTGGCAGTCCGGGTGGACCGCCACGGTCGCCGCGGCACTGCTGCGGGAGGCGGGCGGCGGCCCCGTCCTGCCCTTGGTGCTTCACCAGCGCCCGTGACCGCGGGGAGCCTGCGGGCGCTGGGAGTCGAGGATGCGGGCGGTGCGGCCGGAGCGCGCTCGCAGGTGCGCGCTCCGGCCCACCGCTTCCGGAGGCGTCCGGCTTCTGGGGGAGGGCCGGCCGCCGATGGCGCCGCGGCGGTCGGACGGGGGTCAGCCGCTGCTGCGCCCCCACCGGGCGGGGTGCCCGCTTCTGACGGGCCCCCGCGGCCCTCGCGCCGACCTGCTGGGGGACGGGGCGGGCGAGCCGGCGGAGTAGACAGGCACGAGGATCTCCTGGGATTGCGGGGTGTTCAGGTCGGCACCCGCTCCGGGCGCCGGTCAGAACTCTGCTCCGGCGGGGGCACGGGATCGACCGTGCTTCCCGGCAGGTCGCAGGTGGGGTCACCACCCCTGTCGGGTGCGGGTGCCTCCCGCCCCGCCGCTCATCCGTGTGCGGGAACCTCGGGGGCTGCGCTGCCGAGGCGGGGAACGGGACGGAAGGGCTGGGCGGGGCGGGGAGCGGGCTTGCGGGTCGCGCGGCCTGCGGAGTAGCTGGGCATGGCTACACAGTGCAGGACCCGGCTTGTCGTCCCCTTGCAACGGGCTTGCGCCCGGCTACCGCGCTCGGCAGCGTCACTTGCGGGCCGCTGCAACACCGCCCACCCACCGCGCGGGCGCCGCTCAGGCTGCGCCCGCAGGCACCGGGCGCGCCCAGGCCTGCGCGATCAGCTCCAGGCTGCGCGCCCGGTCCTCGGCCGAGTGCGCCGACGTGGCGAGCATCAGCTCGTCGGCACCGGTGCGGTCGACCAGCGCGTCCAGCTCGTCGACGACGTGCTCCGCCGTGCCCACCACCGGCTGGCTGGGCCAGCGGGCCAGCAGATCGCGCTCCGCGTCGGTCCAGGGGTACGCCGCGGCCTCCTCCGGGGTCGCGATCGGCCCGGGCCGGCCCGTGCGCAGCTGCAGCAGCATGAGCCGGCCGGGCAGCGCCAGCCGCTCGGCCTCGGCGGCCGTGGGGGCGGCCAGGGCCGAGGCCACCACCATCGCGTGCGGCTGCTGCAGCGCCCGCGAGGGGGTGAACGCGTCGCGGTACAGCGCCAGGGCGGGCTCCGTGTTCTGGGCGGAGAAGTGGTGGGCGAAGGCGAACGGCAGCCCGAGCGCCGCGGCGACCTGGGCGCTGTAGCCGCTCGACCCGAGCAGACACACCTGGGGCGAGGACGTCGCGGCCGGCGTGGCGCTCAAGCGGGTCTGCCGGGGCTCGGCGCGTGTCGGGTCGCCGAGCAGCGCCAGGAGCGTGTCGAGCTCCTGCGGGAAGTCCTCGGCACCGAGGCCTTCGGGCGTGCGCCGCAGCGCCGCCGCGGTCACCGGGTCGGTCCCGGGCGCCCGGCCGATGCCCAGGTCGACCCGGCCAGGGTGCAGCGCCTCGAGGATCGCGAACTGCTCCGCCACCACGAGCGGGGCGTGGTTGGGCAGCATGACACCCCCCGAGCCCAGCCGGATGCGCTCGGTAGCGGCCGCCAGGTGGGCCAGCAGGACCGCCGGGCTGGTGCTCGCCACGCTCGGCGTGTTGTGGTGCTCGGCGACCCAGAAGCGGGCGTACCCCAGCTGCTCGGCCCGCCCCGCCAGCTGCGCGGAGGCGAGGAGGGCGTCGCGGGAGGTCTGCCCGCTGCCGACCGGCGAGAGCTCGAGGACGGAGAGGGGTACGCGGCGCACGGTGCTCACGAACGTGGTGAACGCCCGGGAGAGGGGCTCCGCTTCCTCCGCCGATCGCCGATCTCGGGCTTCCGGGGGATCGGGGCCGTGACTCGGGGGAGAATGTCTCCTGTGACGAACCCCGCGCCGCGGCGCGTACTTCCGGGAAGCCCGTTCAACGTCCCCGCTCCCCCGCCTGCCCCCAAGGTCCTCTTCGAGCCGGGCAACCTCGTGAGCCACGACCGGCACGGCCTCGGCCGCGTCTGCAGCATCGAGAGCGAGGACTCGGTCACCGTCGACTTCGGCGAGGGCCCTCGGCGGGTGACGAACCCGTCCACGCGGCTGACCAGGCTGTGAGACCTCTAGACTGACCGCCGTCGCGCGCCCGCAGGAGCCCCGCCCGGAATTCCTGCGAGCGTCGGTGGTGCGCCCTCGTAGCTCAGGGGATAGAGCAACGGTTTCCTAAACCGTGTGTCGGAGGTTCGAATCCTCTCGGGGGCACAAGCGCGGCAGCGCCGACCGTGCCCTGCTCACCGGCACACGCTGCTCACGGGGACGCCCGGTACCTCGCCTCCACCTCGGCCCGCAGCACCTGCGGGACGGGCTCCAGATGCGGCAGGCCGCCGGCGTCAGGCACCCCTCGGCCGGACATGGCGAACGCCTGCTCCGTGTCGTACGCGCCCCGGGAGTGCTGCGGGTCGCCGAGCAGGCCGGCGTCGGCCAGGTGCTCGAGCTCGTCGAGCGCCGCGCCGACGGCCGCGGCGTAGTGCTCGGCCCGGGTGCGCGCAGCGGCCACGGCGAGCGCCCTGGCCCGGGCCCAGCCCGAGTTGTCCTCGTCAACCTGCCAGGTCAGGCCGTCCAGGGACGCCCCCTCGACCTCGGCCAGCAGGCCGGTGACGACCGGCAGCAGCGCCCAGTCGCGGACGACGACCTCGAGCAGCAGCTCGGCGGTCACCGGGCCGTACGCGATCTCCTGCCCCTGCTGCTCGTCCCAGCGCATGGGCCGGCGCAGGGTGAGCTGTCCGCGGGTGAAGCCGAGCGCCGGCCGCGCTTCCGGCTCGAGCGGCACGCCGCCCCCGGCCCGCAGCAGCTCGACGGCACGCTCGGAGGAGGCGCGCACGGTGGTCAGCGCCGCGCCGTTGTCCGGGCCCTTCCCGGACATCCCCAGCAGGAGACGGGCGGCGTCGGGCGGCACCGCGAGGCGTGCAGAGCCCCGGACGGAGAGCAACGGCATGCGGGCAGCGTAAGGGCCGAAAGGGCCGGGAGGCGGCCACCATGCACATCTGCCATTCGGTACCGGCGAATGTCCGGTGACGCTCGCTGGACAAAGGCTTTCTCTTGACCCCCCGTCCGGTCCACGCCTAGGGTCCGGACGTCGGCGTGCCCGCCCCTTCCGGCACGCGGCACCCCCTCAACGACGAGGAGACGCACGCTGTGAATCACACTCCCGGCTTCCTGCCGGTCGAGCCCAGCACCTCCGCGGCACGCCCGCCGCACGTGCCGTGGAGCCCTCCTCGCGTCGGCCACCGCCGCCGGCACGCGAGCTAGCCGCCCACCCTCGCGTACCCATCTCTCGGCAGCCGGGCCACGTGCCCGATCCCAGGCTGCCGTGCAGCGTCACCGCTTCCGAGTCTCCCCACGAGAACAGGATGATCCTGATGGCTCAGTCTCCGTTCGGCCGCCGCGGCTTCCTCGGCCTGGCCGGTGGCACCGCGCTCGGCGTCGCCTCGACGGCCGCCCTCGGCCCGCTCGCGGGCACGGCCAACGCCGCGCTGGGCGTCGCGGCGCCCGACACCCCCTCCCCCGCGCTGGGCCTTCAGCTCTACAGCGTCCGCAACCTCATCAACAGCCTCGGGTTCCGCGTGGTGTTCGAGGAGCTGGCCCGGCTGGGATTCAAGGAAGTCGAGTTCGCTGGTTACACCCAGGGCAACGCCGGCCCGATCACGATCCCGCAGCTCAAGCAGCTCCTCGAGGACAACGGGCTCAAGGGCGTAGGGAGCCACATCGGCACGAACGCGCTCGTCAACGCGGGGCAGCGCGAGCAGCAGTACGAGACCGCCCGCCAGCTCGGCCTGCCCTACCTCGGCACCGCCGACGACATCCCCGGCGGCAACACGACCGCCGGCATCCAGGCGGCCGCCGACCGCTACAACCAGGCCGCGGAGGTCGCGGCGACGTACGGGCTGAAGATCTACCAGCACAACCACAGCAACGAGTTCGCCTTCACCTCGGACCAGCCGACGGTGCGCCGCTACGACGTGTGGATCAACAGCCTTGACTTCAGCAAGGCCGTCTTCCTCGAGATGGACATCCTCTGGGCCTTCGGCGGCGCCCGGAAGTTCGCGCAGCCCGGCGGCACCAACGGCGTCCCGCTCCCCAACGGCGCCTTCGGGTTCGACCCGGCCGACTACGTCGCGGCCCACCCCGAGCGCTACCACCTGTTCCACGTGAAGGACGGCCGGCCCAACGCGAACCCCGCCCAGGGCAACTCGTACGCCGACGTCGAGATCGGGCTCGGGAACATCCCCTTCCGCGCCTTCTTCGACAAGGTGGGCGCGAAGGCGATGCACCACCCGCTGTGGGAGCAGGACGCGGCCCCCAACACCCCGGCTTCCGCGGGCGGCGCCATGGGCGCGGCGATGCGCAGCTACGAGAACCTGTTCGTGATCCGCACGCTGACGTGGCTCGACGAGCTGCGCGACCAGGTCGATGCGATGGTCGCCGCCGGCCGGGTGAAGGCGGCGGTCGGCGAGGACCTGCAGGGGCGCCTCGCGAACGCCGTCAAGCGCTACGAGGGCGGCCACGAGCAGTCCGCGATGGGCTACCTGGGCCAGTTCATCGCCAAGGTGAACAACCAGGTGCGTGGGGACGAGGAGGCCAAGATGCTCCTCATGGCCAACGCCCAGGTCGTCCTCAACTGGCTGCAGGAGTCCGAGGACAAGGAGAACGGGGTCGACTGACCTCGCGCTGGGGGACCCGGCTCAGGCGTCGGGCTCGTCGCTGAACAAGGTCAGCTGCAGCCCGCCCGGCGCCGCGAGCCGGGCGTTGAGCGAGCCCCACGGCGTACGCGTCGGCCCGGCGATCACGTCCGCGCCGCCCGCTGCCAGCGCCTGCGTCGCCGCTGCGGAGTCCGGTACCTCGAGCGCGACCCGGACGTGCCCTGCCACCCGGCGCCCGACCTCGACCCGGTCGATGTGCTCGGCCTGACGGGCATCGAAGAGCTCGAGGCGGGCTCGCCCGACGTCGAGCAGCACGGCGCGGCCGTCGTCGGAGCTGTAGTCGGCGACGACGGGGAGCCCGAGCACGGTCCGGTAGAACTCGAGCGCGGCGTCGTAGTCCTCCGCGGTGACGACCAGGCGCAGCTCGCTCACGTGCATGTCTCATCCCTCGTGCCGACGACCGGAGAAAGGGGCAGGCCCCGCCCCCGCACCGTAGTGCGGGGACGGGGCCTGCAGCTCGCCGACTACTTGTTCAGGCCCCACGTCGCCTCGTACGCCTCACGGGCCGTGAGGTACGCGAGCCGGGCGGTCGCCTCGTTCACCAGCATGTCGCGGGCCTCCACGTCGCGGGCGTCGCCCTTGACCTGGTTCCTGACCTTGTCCACGAACGTCTGCAGGTAGCCGATCGCGCGGGCCTCGCTGCCGAGGTAGTTCTGCTCGACCGCCTTCTGCAGCGCGGCGCCGATGTTCGCGGTCGTCTTGTCGGAGACCGTCCCGTCGGCGTTGAACCGCTCGACCATCGACTCCAGCTCGAAGAGCGAGATCAACGGGTCACCGGGGTTGCACAGCTCCGCGGTGAAGAAGGTGCTGCCCGGGACGCACCGCCACATCGAGGGGTTGGTCCAGCTCGGTGCCTTGCGGACGTTCGTCGCCTGCTCGAAGGCGTAGCCCGCGGCGAGCAGCTTCGCCTCGCTGAAGGCCGAGCCGATGAACGTCACGCCGATCGGGTTGCGGCCCGCGCTGCCCGTGCCGTAGCCGGCCGGGACGGTGAGGACCGGGTAGCCCGCGCGGTCGGCGACGTTGACCAGCGCGCTGCCCGCGGGAGCCATCACGACGTCGAAGTCGTCGCTCGGGTCGCCCGGCGTGCCGTTGTCGAGCACCGTGTCGATGACGGCCTTGTTCGACGCCAGGCCCGCGGCCTTGTCCGCCTCGTACGCCGCGGCCGTGGCCGGGTCGGTCAGGTCGACCGCCTGGGCGGCGAGAAGGTCGCGCTGCTGGTACTTCAGGCCCTCGACCGGGTTCGCCGAGTTGTAGGCGACGACCTCCGCCAGCGACTTCGCACCCGTGCCGGCGGTGTCGGCGAGGTAGGCATCGAGGTCGCGCTCGAGCTCGCGGGTGACGATGCTCGCGGGGTTGGGGCTCGGGGTCCCGGCGGTCTTGGTGACCGTCGTGGCGCCGAGGCCCTGGACGGTCGTGACCGCCGCGGGGAACGGCGCTGCCGTGCTGCTGACGACGGCGACCCGCTTGCCGGAGAGCGCCGTCGGCGTGAGCCCGGACAGGTAGTCCGCAGCAACCGGGGCACCTGCCGTCGCGGGGTCCGCCGCGTCGGCGCCGGCCATGGCCTGCAGTGACAGGGCGGCGTCGTAGACGGTCTTCGTGATCGGGCCCGGCGAGTCCTGCGTCCTGGACACGGGAAGGACGCCGTCCCGGCTGACCCGGCCGACGGTGGGCTTGAGGCCGACGACGCCGGCCGCGTTCGCCGGGGCGATGAGCTGCGCAGTGTCCGTCGAGGACTCCAGGCCGACCGTGAAGGCGGCGAGCCCGGCGGCCGTCGCCGCGGCCGAGCCCGCGGAGGAGCCGGCCGGGGTCTTGTCAGTGTCGGAGGGCAGGAGCACCTGGCCGCCGAGCGAGGAGTAGCCCTCCGGCATGTTGGCGTCGACGACGCCGTTCAGCTCCGAGACGTTGGTCTTGCCGAGGACGATCGCGCCCGCCGCCTCGAGCTTCGCCACGACCGCCGAGTCGTTCTTGGGCATGGAGCCCTGCAGCGCGATCGAGCCACCCGTGGTGGGCAGGCCGGTCGCGTCGATCGTGTCGTCGAGCAGCACGGGGATGCCGTGCAGCGGTCCGCGCGTGCGGCCGGCGGCGCGCTCGCCGTCCAACGCCCTCGCCTCGGTGAGTGCCGCGGTGTTGAGCGACCGGACCGCCTGCACCGCGGGGCCCGCGGCGTTGACGGAGGCGATGCGGGCGAGGTACGCCTTGGTCAGCGTCTCCGCGGTGAGCGTCCCGGCGGTCATGCGCGCCTGCAGGCTCTGCGCCGACTCGGTCTCGAGGCTGAAGCCGAGATCAGGCATTGCGTATCCGGTGAGCGTCATGGCGTCGGTGTAGTCGGGGTTGCAGCTGCCCCGGTCACCGTACGGCTGCGGCGTCGCGGTGTCCGCGCAGCGGTACATGCTGGGGTTGACGTCGGAGACGCCCTGGGCCAGCTT
Coding sequences:
- a CDS encoding LLM class flavin-dependent oxidoreductase; translation: MSTVRRVPLSVLELSPVGSGQTSRDALLASAQLAGRAEQLGYARFWVAEHHNTPSVASTSPAVLLAHLAAATERIRLGSGGVMLPNHAPLVVAEQFAILEALHPGRVDLGIGRAPGTDPVTAAALRRTPEGLGAEDFPQELDTLLALLGDPTRAEPRQTRLSATPAATSSPQVCLLGSSGYSAQVAAALGLPFAFAHHFSAQNTEPALALYRDAFTPSRALQQPHAMVVASALAAPTAAEAERLALPGRLMLLQLRTGRPGPIATPEEAAAYPWTDAERDLLARWPSQPVVGTAEHVVDELDALVDRTGADELMLATSAHSAEDRARSLELIAQAWARPVPAGAA
- a CDS encoding SIMPL domain-containing protein — encoded protein: MPLLSVRGSARLAVPPDAARLLLGMSGKGPDNGAALTTVRASSERAVELLRAGGGVPLEPEARPALGFTRGQLTLRRPMRWDEQQGQEIAYGPVTAELLLEVVVRDWALLPVVTGLLAEVEGASLDGLTWQVDEDNSGWARARALAVAAARTRAEHYAAAVGAALDELEHLADAGLLGDPQHSRGAYDTEQAFAMSGRGVPDAGGLPHLEPVPQVLRAEVEARYRASP
- a CDS encoding sugar phosphate isomerase/epimerase family protein — protein: MAQSPFGRRGFLGLAGGTALGVASTAALGPLAGTANAALGVAAPDTPSPALGLQLYSVRNLINSLGFRVVFEELARLGFKEVEFAGYTQGNAGPITIPQLKQLLEDNGLKGVGSHIGTNALVNAGQREQQYETARQLGLPYLGTADDIPGGNTTAGIQAAADRYNQAAEVAATYGLKIYQHNHSNEFAFTSDQPTVRRYDVWINSLDFSKAVFLEMDILWAFGGARKFAQPGGTNGVPLPNGAFGFDPADYVAAHPERYHLFHVKDGRPNANPAQGNSYADVEIGLGNIPFRAFFDKVGAKAMHHPLWEQDAAPNTPASAGGAMGAAMRSYENLFVIRTLTWLDELRDQVDAMVAAGRVKAAVGEDLQGRLANAVKRYEGGHEQSAMGYLGQFIAKVNNQVRGDEEAKMLLMANAQVVLNWLQESEDKENGVD
- a CDS encoding VOC family protein, translating into MHVSELRLVVTAEDYDAALEFYRTVLGLPVVADYSSDDGRAVLLDVGRARLELFDARQAEHIDRVEVGRRVAGHVRVALEVPDSAAATQALAAGGADVIAGPTRTPWGSLNARLAAPGGLQLTLFSDEPDA
- a CDS encoding amidase family protein; protein product: MPRPVVRSLVAAMAVTAALAVPISTAATTSAAIAAAAPAPVLDLETLDGVTAERMMAAGQLTSVQLVQAYIDRIEALNKRGPGLNAVTQLNENALREAAKADAERAQGIVRGPAHGLPVLLKDLIDVKGMYTSNGNYSLRHSYPADDAGIVKKLKARGVVILGKLGLSEFANSFGSQPSGFSNLTGQVLNAVDADQNPSGSSSGSGAAGAAALSMLVVGTETSGSIISPSSTQGLVGLRPTVGLVPAYGIGPISSSQDTAGPMDRTVANAAMNLQSMAGRDPKNEAGYAAVFGPNWQQSIQRAPEAVPDYMSALDLNFVRGKKIGYNGTFAEGTPARIAYDALVAAGAVMVERPTVAVGTVPAIPSAYQQHKAIDEYYKNLGPNAPIKSLAEEVADNHANEHQALKFGNQNHVNALAAETTPGGPNETAYREAMPIRRAAQWKAMDTMINGGTPDDPSDDVLAILGTVPSGPTAGTPQITIPMGYNATTRRTQAVSIHGNNMSERNLIGVAYVIEQATKLAQGVSDVNPSMYRCADTATPQPYGDRGSCNPDYTDAMTLTGYAMPDLGFSLETESAQSLQARMTAGTLTAETLTKAYLARIASVNAAGPAVQAVRSLNTAALTEARALDGERAAGRTRGPLHGIPVLLDDTIDATGLPTTGGSIALQGSMPKNDSAVVAKLEAAGAIVLGKTNVSELNGVVDANMPEGYSSLGGQVLLPSDTDKTPAGSSAGSAAATAAGLAAFTVGLESSTDTAQLIAPANAAGVVGLKPTVGRVSRDGVLPVSRTQDSPGPITKTVYDAALSLQAMAGADAADPATAGAPVAADYLSGLTPTALSGKRVAVVSSTAAPFPAAVTTVQGLGATTVTKTAGTPSPNPASIVTRELERDLDAYLADTAGTGAKSLAEVVAYNSANPVEGLKYQQRDLLAAQAVDLTDPATAAAYEADKAAGLASNKAVIDTVLDNGTPGDPSDDFDVVMAPAGSALVNVADRAGYPVLTVPAGYGTGSAGRNPIGVTFIGSAFSEAKLLAAGYAFEQATNVRKAPSWTNPSMWRCVPGSTFFTAELCNPGDPLISLFELESMVERFNADGTVSDKTTANIGAALQKAVEQNYLGSEARAIGYLQTFVDKVRNQVKGDARDVEARDMLVNEATARLAYLTAREAYEATWGLNK